From one Rhizobium sp. CIAT894 genomic stretch:
- a CDS encoding Tex family protein, with product MAADLRFLAARISAEINARPDQAKAAIELLDEGATVPFIARYRKEVTGGLDDTQLRDLAERLVYLRELEARRDTIVESITAQGKMTDELMTKVAGAATKAELEDLYLPYKPKRRTRAEIARERGLGPLAEAILAERGREPAVLAEGFITADVTDVKTALEGARDIIAEGIAENADLLGRLRAHMRQASLLKARVVDGKQAAGEKFSDYFDHSERWATAPGHRALAMLRGWNEEVLTLTIEADAETLSPNKPVERMIAAAYEIGASRPGDRWLMEVASWTWRVKLSMSLSLDLMRELRERAEEEAIHVFARNLKDLLLAAPAGSRATMGLDPGIRTGVKVAVVDGTGKVVATSTVCPFQPRNDVRGAQIELASLIRKHNVELISIGNGTGSRETEKLVADMLAELPAPKPTKVIVSEAGASVYSASATAAAEFPDLDVSLRGAVSIARRLQDPLAELVKIEPKSIGVGQYQHDVDQQKLSRSLDAVVEDAVNAVGVDLNTASAPLLSRVSGLGPSIADAIVRHRDSEGRFETRRDLLKVARLGGRTFEQCAGFLRIPNGKEPLDASSVHPEAYGVAKKIVAACGRDLRALMGDSAVLKSVDPRQFIDEKFGLPTVKDILSELEKPGRDPRPSFKTATFAEGVNEISDLKPGMVLEGTVTNVAAFGAFVDIGVHQDGLVHVSQLADRFVKDPHEVVKAGDVVKVRVVEVDAKRKRIALSMKRDDGSAAPPPRGDSRGNQGSRPQNERRPAAPKQESQGAFGAALAEAMKRK from the coding sequence ATGGCCGCTGACCTCCGCTTTCTCGCAGCCCGTATCTCGGCCGAAATCAACGCCCGGCCGGACCAGGCCAAAGCCGCCATCGAGCTGCTCGACGAGGGCGCCACCGTGCCCTTCATCGCCCGCTACCGCAAGGAAGTGACGGGCGGGCTCGATGACACGCAACTGCGCGATCTCGCCGAGCGGCTGGTCTATCTGCGCGAACTCGAGGCTCGGCGCGACACGATCGTCGAATCGATCACCGCCCAGGGCAAGATGACCGACGAGTTGATGACCAAGGTCGCGGGCGCCGCAACCAAGGCCGAGCTCGAGGATCTCTATCTGCCCTACAAGCCGAAGCGCCGCACCCGCGCCGAAATCGCCCGCGAACGCGGCCTCGGCCCGCTTGCCGAGGCGATCCTGGCCGAGCGCGGCCGGGAGCCGGCGGTGCTCGCCGAAGGCTTCATCACCGCCGATGTGACTGACGTAAAGACGGCGCTCGAAGGCGCGCGCGACATCATCGCCGAAGGTATTGCCGAAAATGCCGACCTGCTCGGCAGATTGCGCGCCCACATGCGCCAGGCGTCCCTGCTGAAGGCCAGGGTCGTCGACGGCAAGCAGGCGGCGGGCGAAAAGTTTTCCGATTATTTCGACCATTCCGAACGCTGGGCGACCGCGCCCGGCCACCGTGCGCTCGCCATGCTGCGCGGCTGGAACGAGGAGGTGCTGACGCTGACGATCGAGGCCGACGCCGAGACCCTCTCGCCGAACAAGCCGGTCGAACGCATGATCGCTGCCGCCTACGAGATCGGTGCGAGCCGCCCCGGCGACCGCTGGCTGATGGAGGTCGCAAGCTGGACCTGGCGCGTCAAGCTCTCCATGTCGCTCTCGCTCGACCTGATGCGCGAACTGCGTGAGAGGGCCGAAGAAGAGGCGATCCATGTCTTCGCCCGCAATCTCAAGGATCTGCTGCTGGCGGCACCCGCCGGCTCGCGCGCGACGATGGGCCTCGATCCCGGCATCCGCACCGGCGTCAAGGTCGCCGTCGTCGACGGCACCGGCAAGGTGGTTGCGACATCGACGGTCTGTCCCTTCCAGCCGCGGAACGACGTGCGCGGCGCCCAGATCGAGCTCGCATCGCTGATCCGCAAGCACAATGTCGAGCTGATCTCGATCGGCAACGGCACCGGCAGCCGCGAGACCGAAAAGCTGGTGGCCGACATGCTGGCTGAGCTTCCGGCGCCGAAGCCGACCAAGGTCATCGTCTCGGAAGCCGGCGCCTCGGTCTATTCCGCCTCGGCAACCGCAGCGGCCGAGTTTCCCGATCTCGACGTGTCGCTGCGCGGTGCCGTCTCCATCGCGCGGCGCCTGCAGGATCCCTTGGCCGAACTCGTCAAGATCGAGCCGAAGTCGATCGGCGTCGGCCAGTATCAGCACGATGTCGACCAGCAGAAGCTGTCGCGTTCGCTCGATGCCGTGGTGGAAGACGCGGTGAATGCCGTCGGCGTCGATCTCAACACCGCGTCGGCGCCGCTGCTGTCCCGCGTCTCCGGCCTCGGCCCCTCGATCGCCGATGCCATCGTCCGCCACCGCGACAGCGAGGGCCGTTTCGAGACCCGGCGCGATCTGTTGAAGGTCGCAAGACTTGGCGGGCGCACCTTCGAGCAATGTGCCGGCTTCCTGCGCATCCCCAACGGCAAGGAGCCGCTCGATGCCTCCTCCGTCCATCCGGAAGCCTATGGCGTCGCCAAGAAGATCGTCGCCGCCTGCGGCCGCGATCTGCGCGCGCTGATGGGCGACAGCGCCGTCTTGAAATCTGTTGATCCGCGCCAGTTCATCGACGAGAAATTCGGCCTGCCGACGGTGAAAGACATCCTCTCGGAACTGGAAAAGCCCGGCCGCGACCCGCGTCCGAGCTTCAAGACCGCGACCTTCGCCGAGGGCGTCAATGAAATTTCCGATCTCAAGCCCGGCATGGTGCTGGAAGGCACGGTGACCAATGTCGCCGCCTTCGGCGCCTTCGTCGATATCGGCGTGCACCAGGATGGCCTGGTGCATGTGTCTCAGCTCGCCGACCGTTTCGTCAAGGATCCGCACGAGGTCGTCAAGGCTGGTGACGTCGTCAAGGTGCGGGTCGTCGAGGTCGACGCCAAGCGCAAGCGCATCGCTCTGTCGATGAAACGGGATGACGGTTCTGCAGCACCGCCGCCGCGTGGTGATTCTCGCGGAAACCAGGGCTCGCGGCCGCAGAACGAAAGACGGCCGGCCGCGCCGAAACAGGAGAGCCAGGGTGCCTTCGGCGCCGCGCTGGCCGAAGCGATGAAGCGAAAATAA
- the aroA gene encoding 3-phosphoshikimate 1-carboxyvinyltransferase: protein MTRTAKLTIIPPGRPLSGRAMPPGSKSITNRALLLAGLAKGTSRLTGALKSDDTRYMADALRAMGVAIDEPDDTTFVVTGSGRLQPPKASLFLGNAGTATRFLTAAAALVDGTVVVDGDEHMRKRPIGPLVEAMRTLGIDVTAETGCPPVTVKGTGRFQADRIRIDGGLSSQYVSALLMMAAGGDRPVDIELVGEDIGALGYIDLTTAAMKAFGARVEKISPVTWRVEPTGYSAADFIVEPDASAATYLWAAEVLTGGAIDLGVPADAFSQPDARAYDMIARFPQLPAEIDGSQMQDAVPTLAVLAAFNATPVRFVGIANLRVKECDRIRALSSGLNRILPGLAREEGDDLIVRSDPALAGKRLPAEIDTFADHRIAMSFALAGLKIDGITILDPDCVGKTYPAYWRTLAALGVTYQDND from the coding sequence ATGACACGCACAGCCAAACTCACGATCATCCCGCCGGGCCGGCCGCTTTCGGGCCGCGCCATGCCGCCGGGGTCCAAGTCGATTACCAATCGCGCCCTGCTGCTCGCCGGCCTTGCCAAGGGCACGAGCCGGCTGACCGGTGCGCTGAAGAGTGACGATACGCGTTATATGGCCGATGCGCTGCGTGCGATGGGTGTTGCGATCGACGAGCCCGACGACACCACCTTCGTCGTCACCGGCAGCGGCAGGCTGCAGCCGCCGAAGGCGTCGCTTTTCCTCGGCAATGCCGGCACGGCGACACGCTTCCTGACGGCAGCGGCTGCCCTGGTCGACGGCACCGTTGTCGTCGATGGCGACGAACATATGCGCAAACGCCCGATCGGTCCGCTGGTCGAGGCGATGCGCACGCTCGGCATCGATGTCACCGCCGAAACCGGCTGCCCGCCGGTTACCGTCAAAGGCACCGGCCGCTTCCAGGCCGACCGCATTCGCATCGATGGCGGCCTCTCCAGCCAGTATGTCTCGGCGCTGCTGATGATGGCGGCCGGCGGCGACCGGCCGGTCGATATCGAACTCGTCGGCGAGGATATCGGCGCGCTCGGCTATATCGATCTGACCACCGCGGCGATGAAGGCCTTCGGCGCCAGGGTCGAAAAGATCAGCCCGGTCACCTGGCGCGTCGAGCCGACCGGCTACAGTGCCGCCGACTTCATCGTTGAGCCTGACGCCTCGGCTGCGACCTATCTATGGGCCGCCGAAGTGCTGACCGGCGGCGCGATCGATCTCGGTGTTCCCGCCGACGCCTTTTCGCAGCCGGATGCCCGCGCCTATGACATGATCGCCCGTTTTCCGCAGTTGCCCGCCGAAATCGACGGTTCGCAGATGCAGGATGCGGTTCCGACGCTGGCCGTGCTCGCCGCCTTCAACGCGACGCCGGTCCGCTTCGTCGGTATCGCCAATCTGCGCGTCAAGGAATGCGACCGCATCCGGGCGCTTTCCTCCGGCCTCAACCGCATCCTTCCCGGCCTTGCCCGTGAAGAGGGCGACGATCTGATCGTAAGGTCCGATCCGGCCCTTGCGGGAAAACGCCTGCCGGCCGAGATCGATACCTTTGCCGATCATCGCATCGCCATGAGTTTCGCGCTCGCCGGGTTGAAGATCGACGGCATCACCATTCTCGATCCCGATTGCGTCGGCAAGACCTACCCCGCCTATTGGCGGACGCTTGCCGCCCTCGGCGTGACATATCAGGACAATGATTGA
- a CDS encoding cyclopropane-fatty-acyl-phospholipid synthase family protein yields MASAFLSIVQQIIRKGSLKLTLANGDTHMIGDGTGDMVVARLADQEAEDAIRRDPTMKLGEMYMQGRFILEQGNIYDFLSLVKQNTTNEIFDFKMAALLLGRIALQQLKSRLPVNRNKHNVAHHYDLSAKLFDLFLDEDWQYSCAYFDPPGIGLDEAQLAKKRHIAAKLLLEPNQRILEIGSGWGGMGMYLAEATEGADFTGITLSEEQLKVSRDRAAKRGLDDRIRFELQDYRSMTGKKFDRIVSVGMFEHVGIGNYPNFFRKVADLLDDNGVMVLHSIGRPRPAFGTNAFIEKYIFPGGYIPSVGEVVPPLEKAGLLVRDVEILPMHYAYTLRHWRERFVARKAEAVALYDEQFFRMWEFYLAGSEIGFRWDELFILQIQIAKNQFTVPDNRNYIARNEAKLKEFEARRPPLEKVTF; encoded by the coding sequence ATGGCGTCGGCTTTCTTATCGATCGTCCAGCAAATCATCCGCAAGGGTTCGTTGAAACTTACCCTTGCCAATGGCGACACTCATATGATCGGCGACGGCACCGGCGACATGGTGGTCGCCCGGCTTGCCGATCAGGAGGCCGAAGACGCCATCCGCCGCGACCCGACGATGAAGCTCGGGGAAATGTACATGCAGGGCCGGTTCATTCTCGAACAGGGCAACATCTATGATTTCCTGTCGCTGGTGAAGCAGAACACCACCAACGAAATCTTCGATTTCAAGATGGCGGCACTGCTTCTCGGTCGCATTGCGTTGCAGCAGCTGAAGAGCCGCCTGCCGGTCAATCGCAACAAGCACAATGTCGCCCATCATTACGACCTGTCGGCCAAGCTCTTCGATCTTTTCCTCGATGAGGACTGGCAATATTCCTGCGCCTATTTCGACCCGCCGGGCATCGGTCTCGACGAGGCGCAGCTTGCCAAGAAACGCCATATCGCCGCCAAGCTTCTCCTTGAGCCCAACCAGCGGATCCTGGAGATCGGCTCGGGCTGGGGCGGCATGGGCATGTATCTGGCGGAGGCGACCGAAGGCGCCGATTTTACCGGCATCACGCTCAGCGAAGAACAGCTGAAGGTCTCGCGTGACCGGGCTGCAAAGCGCGGCCTTGACGATCGGATACGTTTCGAGCTGCAGGATTATCGCAGCATGACCGGCAAAAAGTTCGACCGCATCGTCTCGGTCGGCATGTTCGAACATGTCGGGATCGGCAATTACCCTAACTTCTTCCGCAAGGTAGCTGATCTGCTCGACGATAACGGCGTCATGGTGCTGCATTCGATCGGCCGTCCGAGGCCGGCCTTCGGCACCAACGCCTTCATCGAAAAGTATATTTTTCCCGGCGGTTATATCCCGTCCGTCGGCGAAGTCGTGCCGCCGCTCGAAAAGGCCGGGCTGCTGGTCCGGGATGTTGAAATCCTGCCGATGCATTATGCCTATACGCTGCGCCACTGGCGCGAGCGCTTCGTGGCGCGCAAGGCCGAAGCGGTGGCGCTTTACGACGAGCAGTTCTTCCGCATGTGGGAATTCTATCTGGCCGGCTCGGAAATCGGCTTCCGCTGGGACGAACTCTTCATCCTGCAGATCCAGATCGCCAAGAACCAGTTCACCGTTCCCGACAACCGCAATTACATTGCGCGCAACGAAGCCAAGCTGAAGGAATTCGAGGCGAGGCGCCCCCCGCTCGAAAAGGTGACCTTCTGA
- a CDS encoding DUF2207 domain-containing protein, which translates to MGRRFFGFCFALLLMFAAPAAFAAEVIDSFAADIALEKSGAMTVTETITVNAEGNRINHGIFRDFPLYFTDAAGRRRSVDFDMVSVTRDGADEPWHTESISDGIRIYAGSAEVTVMPGRHRYVFTYKTNRQIRYFDDHDELYWNVTGNGWLFPIRSATATVTLPPGVRATETVFFTGPQGARGKDASVSDNGAGLTFSTTAPLDAKEGLTFAIRMPKGSIDPPSADMESNWWIKDNRDYFIGFGGLILVFAYYLRSWLKVGRDPARGVVVPRWDAPDGISPALVNYIDNKGFSGGGWTALSATALNLAVRGYVKLEDLKNSIVIRGTGKALGKEKFQAGEIELLRVAGGEGRTLTIDKANGERVKSVGQSFRSAIEKEHRGKYYNANLGYTIGGIALSAAALVTLFVFGSLEPDTIALILIPTAISVFVAVFVAGFVRSLHRGSSLFGKIIAIIAAAIGVFVGIGILSAMVLALASSLVKLHETPMLFAVGGIVLLNILYFFIMGAPTPLGARMMDGIDGLRQYLTLAEKDRMNTAGAPQMSPQHFETLLPYAVALGVEKPWSRTFEAWLAAAAAGAAAAYAPGWYSGNFNSGSFSDRIGGFSSSMASTIASTIPAPPPSSSSSGFSGGGSSGGGGGGGGGGGW; encoded by the coding sequence ATGGGGCGTCGGTTTTTCGGATTTTGTTTTGCACTGCTCTTGATGTTTGCCGCGCCGGCGGCCTTTGCCGCCGAGGTGATCGACAGCTTCGCCGCCGACATCGCGCTCGAAAAGAGCGGTGCGATGACAGTGACGGAAACGATTACCGTCAATGCCGAGGGCAACCGGATCAATCACGGCATCTTCCGTGATTTCCCGCTCTATTTCACCGATGCCGCAGGCCGCCGCCGCAGCGTCGATTTCGATATGGTGTCGGTCACCCGCGACGGCGCGGACGAGCCCTGGCACACTGAATCGATTTCGGACGGCATCCGCATCTATGCCGGCTCCGCCGAGGTGACGGTGATGCCGGGCCGCCACCGCTATGTCTTCACCTACAAGACCAACCGCCAGATCCGCTATTTCGACGATCATGACGAACTTTACTGGAACGTCACCGGCAATGGCTGGCTCTTCCCGATCCGCTCGGCCACGGCGACGGTGACGCTGCCGCCTGGTGTCAGGGCGACGGAGACCGTCTTCTTCACCGGCCCTCAGGGCGCCAGGGGAAAGGACGCCAGCGTCAGCGACAACGGGGCCGGCCTTACCTTTTCCACCACCGCGCCGCTCGATGCCAAGGAAGGGCTAACTTTCGCGATCCGCATGCCGAAGGGCTCGATCGATCCGCCGAGCGCCGATATGGAAAGCAACTGGTGGATCAAGGACAACCGTGATTATTTCATCGGCTTCGGCGGCCTGATCCTGGTTTTCGCCTATTATCTCAGATCATGGCTGAAGGTCGGCCGCGATCCTGCCCGCGGCGTCGTCGTGCCGCGCTGGGACGCGCCTGACGGTATCTCGCCGGCGCTGGTCAACTACATCGACAATAAGGGATTTTCCGGGGGGGGCTGGACGGCGCTTTCCGCCACGGCGCTCAATCTGGCGGTCCGTGGTTACGTCAAACTCGAAGACCTGAAGAATTCGATCGTCATCCGCGGCACCGGCAAAGCGCTCGGCAAGGAGAAATTCCAGGCCGGCGAGATCGAGCTGCTGAGGGTCGCCGGCGGTGAAGGCAGAACGCTGACGATCGACAAGGCCAATGGCGAGCGAGTGAAATCCGTCGGCCAGTCCTTCCGTTCGGCGATCGAGAAGGAACACCGTGGCAAATATTACAATGCCAACCTCGGCTATACCATAGGCGGCATCGCGCTCAGCGCCGCCGCCCTGGTGACGCTGTTCGTCTTTGGGTCGCTGGAGCCGGACACGATCGCGCTGATACTGATCCCGACTGCCATCTCGGTTTTCGTTGCGGTTTTCGTTGCCGGCTTCGTCCGGTCGCTGCATCGCGGCAGTTCGCTGTTCGGCAAGATCATTGCCATCATCGCCGCGGCGATCGGCGTTTTCGTCGGCATCGGCATCCTGTCGGCCATGGTCCTGGCGCTCGCCTCCTCGCTGGTGAAGCTGCACGAAACGCCCATGCTCTTTGCCGTCGGCGGCATCGTGCTGCTCAACATCCTGTATTTCTTCATCATGGGCGCACCGACGCCGCTTGGCGCCAGGATGATGGACGGGATAGACGGCCTGCGCCAATATCTGACGCTGGCCGAGAAAGACCGGATGAACACGGCTGGCGCTCCGCAGATGTCGCCGCAGCATTTCGAGACGTTGCTGCCCTATGCGGTGGCGCTCGGCGTCGAAAAACCCTGGTCGCGCACCTTCGAGGCCTGGCTTGCGGCCGCTGCCGCCGGTGCGGCCGCGGCCTATGCGCCCGGCTGGTATTCCGGCAATTTCAACAGCGGCAGCTTCTCCGATCGCATCGGCGGCTTTTCCTCGTCGATGGCCTCGACCATCGCCTCGACCATACCCGCGCCGCCGCCGTCGAGTTCATCCTCCGGTTTTTCCGGCGGCGGCTCGTCCGGCGGCGGTGGCGGCGGCGGCGGCGGGGGAGGCTGGTAA
- a CDS encoding plant virulence effector HPE1-like domain-containing protein yields the protein MRQIFFGAAVLLMAGPVMASSIEVVGTAAPRADGSIVTESCADCPPLQADATKKDYTVPELKPGVLQASEVRDVGGEKKIYRTEGWMGGSPVLFVSKATPEAMVAAVPPAPPADGIDMNAKTAAVIGGDAKPVVAGMAEQPAGLDTSEFKLRFQGNSAIAR from the coding sequence ATGCGTCAGATTTTCTTCGGTGCGGCAGTCCTGCTGATGGCAGGCCCGGTGATGGCCTCCTCGATCGAGGTGGTCGGTACGGCTGCCCCGCGCGCTGACGGAAGTATCGTCACTGAAAGCTGTGCCGATTGCCCGCCGTTGCAGGCCGATGCGACCAAAAAGGACTATACGGTGCCGGAACTGAAGCCCGGCGTCCTTCAGGCGAGCGAAGTCCGCGATGTCGGCGGCGAAAAGAAGATCTATCGCACCGAAGGCTGGATGGGCGGCTCGCCCGTTCTCTTCGTCAGCAAGGCGACCCCGGAGGCGATGGTTGCCGCTGTCCCGCCGGCACCGCCCGCAGACGGGATCGACATGAACGCGAAGACCGCGGCCGTCATCGGCGGCGATGCCAAGCCCGTTGTGGCCGGCATGGCCGAACAGCCGGCGGGCCTCGACACCTCCGAATTCAAGCTACGTTTCCAAGGCAATTCCGCCATCGCAAGATAA
- the glyS gene encoding glycine--tRNA ligase subunit beta: MPNLLLELRSEEIPARMQRKAAGDLKKLVTDALVEAGLSYEGAREYWTPRRLALDIHGLTARSADVREERKGPRTDANEKAIEGFLRGAGLSSVSEAQVVSDPKKGDFYVAVISKPGRATEEIVAEVMPGIIRDFPWPKSMRWGKASSRPGALRWVRPLQSIVCTFGPEHEETTVIPFEIDGLTASNITYGHRFHAPEAITVRRFDDYAASLEKAKVILDAERRKDIILHDARDIAFANGLELVEDEGLLEEVSGLVEWPQVLMGSFEEDYLSIPSEIIRLTIKTNQKCFVTRKQGEETLSNKFILVSNIQAHDGGKEIVHGNGKVVRARLSDALHFWKRDQGNLPDLETLEASAAKFGLDLKQPLDQRMAKLDALDVTFHAKLGTQGARVARIRALASELAKITGADAALVDRAAVLAKADLRTEAVGEFPELQGLMGRKYAVLQGENASVAAAIEDHYKPQGPSDRVPEDKVAITVALADKLDTLIGFWAIDEKPTGSKDPFALRRAALGVVRILLERRVRLPLLATSKDTDLLSFFHDRLKVYLRDQGARHDLIDAVLTPEADDLLMVARRVEALTAFITSEDGKNLLAGTKRATQLLAAEEKKGTVIADAVSPALLKLDAEKELFAAISAASKEAADAVAGEDFRSAMAALSKLRGPVDRFFEDVLVNDEDAAIRANRLALLRLIREATGTVADFSKISG, from the coding sequence ATGCCAAACCTTCTTCTCGAACTCCGCTCCGAAGAGATTCCGGCCCGCATGCAGCGCAAGGCTGCCGGCGACCTGAAGAAGCTCGTCACCGATGCGCTTGTCGAAGCGGGTCTGTCCTATGAGGGCGCGCGCGAATATTGGACGCCGCGCCGGCTGGCGCTCGATATTCACGGCCTGACGGCGCGCTCCGCCGACGTGCGCGAGGAACGCAAGGGACCGCGCACCGACGCCAATGAGAAGGCAATCGAAGGCTTTCTGCGCGGCGCCGGCCTGTCGTCGGTCTCCGAGGCGCAGGTGGTGAGCGATCCGAAGAAGGGTGATTTCTACGTCGCGGTGATTTCAAAGCCTGGCCGCGCGACGGAAGAGATCGTCGCCGAAGTCATGCCGGGCATCATCCGCGATTTTCCCTGGCCGAAATCGATGCGCTGGGGCAAGGCATCGTCCAGGCCCGGCGCGCTTCGCTGGGTGCGGCCGCTGCAGTCGATCGTCTGCACCTTCGGCCCGGAGCATGAAGAAACTACCGTCATTCCCTTCGAGATCGACGGCCTCACCGCTTCCAACATCACCTATGGCCATCGCTTCCATGCGCCCGAGGCGATCACGGTGCGACGCTTCGACGATTATGCGGCGAGCCTGGAAAAGGCCAAGGTCATCCTCGATGCCGAGCGGCGCAAGGACATCATCCTGCACGACGCCCGCGACATCGCCTTCGCCAATGGCCTCGAACTGGTGGAAGACGAAGGCCTGCTGGAGGAAGTCTCCGGTCTCGTCGAATGGCCGCAGGTGCTGATGGGCAGCTTCGAGGAGGATTATCTCTCCATTCCCTCGGAGATCATCCGGCTGACGATCAAGACCAATCAGAAGTGCTTCGTTACCCGCAAACAGGGTGAAGAGACGCTTTCGAACAAATTCATCCTGGTCTCCAATATCCAGGCGCATGACGGCGGCAAGGAAATCGTCCACGGCAACGGCAAGGTGGTGCGGGCCCGGCTTTCGGACGCGCTGCATTTCTGGAAGCGCGACCAGGGCAACCTGCCGGATCTTGAGACGCTCGAGGCATCTGCCGCAAAATTCGGCCTCGACCTGAAGCAGCCGCTCGACCAGCGCATGGCCAAGCTCGATGCGCTCGACGTCACCTTCCATGCCAAGCTTGGCACGCAGGGAGCCCGCGTCGCCCGCATTCGGGCGCTGGCATCGGAGCTGGCGAAAATTACCGGCGCGGACGCGGCTCTCGTGGATCGCGCTGCCGTGCTCGCCAAGGCCGACCTGCGCACCGAGGCTGTCGGAGAATTCCCGGAATTGCAGGGCTTGATGGGCCGTAAATATGCGGTGCTGCAGGGCGAGAATGCCTCGGTTGCCGCGGCGATCGAGGATCACTACAAGCCGCAAGGCCCATCGGACCGCGTGCCGGAGGACAAGGTAGCGATCACGGTCGCTCTTGCGGATAAGCTCGATACGCTGATCGGCTTCTGGGCGATCGATGAAAAGCCGACAGGCTCCAAAGATCCCTTCGCTCTGCGCCGCGCCGCACTCGGTGTCGTCAGAATCCTGCTGGAGCGCAGGGTTCGCCTGCCGCTCCTGGCGACATCAAAGGACACCGATCTCCTCTCCTTCTTCCACGACCGTCTCAAGGTCTATCTGCGCGACCAGGGCGCCCGTCACGATCTCATCGACGCCGTGCTGACGCCTGAAGCCGACGACCTGCTGATGGTGGCGCGCCGCGTCGAAGCACTGACGGCCTTCATCACCTCCGAGGACGGCAAGAACCTGCTTGCCGGCACCAAGCGCGCGACGCAGCTGCTCGCCGCCGAGGAGAAGAAGGGCACCGTGATCGCCGACGCCGTTTCGCCCGCCCTTCTGAAGCTCGATGCCGAAAAGGAACTGTTTGCGGCAATATCGGCCGCATCGAAGGAGGCGGCTGATGCCGTCGCCGGAGAAGATTTCCGCTCGGCGATGGCAGCACTTTCCAAGCTGCGCGGCCCGGTCGACCGCTTCTTCGAAGACGTGCTCGTCAACGACGAAGACGCCGCCATCCGGGCCAACCGCCTCGCCTTGCTGCGGCTGATCCGCGAAGCGACAGGAACGGTGGCGGATTTCTCGAAGATTTCGGGTTGA
- the purD gene encoding phosphoribosylamine--glycine ligase has protein sequence MKVLLIGSGGREHALAWKLAQSPLLSEFYAAPGNPGIGEHAVLVPVNIEDHEAVAAFCKDKAIDFVVVGPEAPLVAGLADRLRADGLVVFGPSAGAAQLEGSKGFTKDICARYGIPTGAYQRFNNAPKAKAYIRAQGAPIVVKADGLAAGKGVTVAMTLDEALDAVDDCFEGAFGAAGAEVVVEAYLDGEEASFFCLCDGKHALPLATAQDHKRVGEGDTGVNTGGMGAYSPAPVMTAEMVERTMKEIIEPTMRGMAESGHPFSGVFFAGLMITAKGPELIEYNVRFGDPECQVMMMRLKSDLLPLLLATANGTLDQVKAEWSDDPALTVVMASKGYPAAYEKNTPILSLPDAGEGEKVFHAGTALKDGALVATGGRVLNVTASGGTVAAAKDRAYALLDRVKWENGFCRRDIGWRAIERETGSDKV, from the coding sequence ATGAAGGTTCTGTTGATCGGATCGGGCGGACGCGAGCATGCGCTCGCCTGGAAGCTGGCGCAATCGCCGTTGCTGAGCGAATTCTATGCCGCACCCGGCAATCCCGGCATTGGCGAACATGCCGTCCTCGTGCCTGTGAATATCGAGGATCACGAGGCAGTGGCCGCCTTCTGCAAGGACAAGGCGATCGATTTCGTCGTCGTCGGCCCGGAGGCGCCGCTGGTGGCCGGCCTCGCCGACCGGCTGCGCGCCGATGGCCTTGTGGTTTTCGGCCCCTCGGCCGGCGCTGCCCAGCTCGAAGGTTCCAAGGGCTTCACCAAGGATATCTGCGCCCGCTACGGCATTCCCACCGGCGCCTACCAGCGCTTCAACAATGCACCGAAGGCCAAGGCCTATATCCGCGCTCAGGGCGCGCCGATCGTCGTCAAGGCCGACGGCCTTGCCGCCGGCAAGGGCGTGACGGTGGCGATGACGCTGGATGAGGCGCTTGATGCCGTCGACGACTGCTTCGAGGGCGCCTTCGGCGCGGCTGGGGCCGAAGTCGTCGTCGAAGCCTATCTCGATGGCGAAGAGGCGAGCTTCTTCTGCCTCTGCGATGGAAAACATGCGCTGCCGCTTGCAACCGCTCAGGATCACAAGCGGGTGGGCGAGGGCGATACCGGCGTCAACACCGGCGGCATGGGCGCCTATTCGCCGGCCCCTGTGATGACCGCCGAGATGGTCGAGCGCACCATGAAGGAGATCATCGAACCGACGATGCGCGGCATGGCCGAGAGCGGTCATCCCTTCTCCGGCGTGTTTTTCGCCGGGCTGATGATCACCGCGAAAGGACCGGAGCTGATCGAATACAATGTCCGCTTCGGTGATCCCGAATGCCAGGTGATGATGATGCGGTTGAAGAGCGATCTGCTGCCGCTGCTGCTCGCCACCGCCAACGGTACGCTCGATCAGGTGAAAGCCGAATGGAGCGACGATCCGGCCCTGACGGTGGTCATGGCCTCCAAGGGTTATCCCGCCGCCTACGAGAAGAACACGCCGATCCTCTCGCTGCCGGATGCCGGCGAGGGCGAGAAGGTGTTTCATGCCGGCACGGCTTTGAAGGACGGCGCGCTGGTTGCGACCGGCGGCCGCGTGCTCAACGTCACCGCATCGGGTGGCACGGTCGCCGCGGCCAAGGACCGCGCCTACGCGCTGCTCGACAGGGTGAAGTGGGAAAACGGCTTCTGCCGGCGCGACATCGGCTGGCGGGCAATCGAGCGCGAGACTGGCTCGGACAAAGTATAA